One genomic region from Candidatus Thermoplasmatota archaeon encodes:
- a CDS encoding PKD domain-containing protein: protein MRKLLIFIAIFTLLVSSGSGGVLNVNKMEEFNEIRTEYKVDEFGMKICTNRNPSYNNDLDYNKINDPEEGLDQSQIYSGDWGALIGSNYVAAQSFRPEYKTLSSIKLLLAKSGYPEGNLYIKIRRFLRGSDIAVASINFSGGVDWRLIEFKNVDLQPEKEYYILLTSPKSRNGFYVWRGGISDEGYKNGRGYKSYTYGLLWKKANVDFCFKTYYYSPVEKVDQQQLVDSGWGVGIGGGHLTAQSFIPSCNILTKIDLHISKGNGEDNLYIKISDSLNGSALTSVTLPSNEIPCSVQYLTINFPDIKVNLGNTYYIIFSSPNSSRGGWYLFGTLEDVYNKGEAYFSGNGGITWGNKTWFGFKEIWFRTYGRDGTPPNIPEIFGPATGKVRKEYTYKASAIDIDGDNLYYLFDWGDGRFSDWLGPYKSGEEIQVENKWGSPGNYEIRVTAKDGNGGISGWSVPFPVGISRYISFPCNLALLFKGKPLHF from the coding sequence ATGAGAAAGTTACTAATATTTATCGCCATATTTACACTTCTTGTTAGTAGTGGATCTGGGGGAGTACTAAATGTAAATAAAATGGAAGAATTCAATGAAATACGGACAGAATATAAAGTAGATGAATTCGGAATGAAAATATGTACAAACCGTAACCCCTCTTACAACAATGATTTAGATTATAATAAGATTAATGATCCGGAGGAGGGTCTGGATCAATCCCAAATTTATAGCGGAGATTGGGGTGCATTAATAGGCTCAAATTATGTTGCTGCCCAAAGTTTTCGTCCAGAATATAAAACTTTATCCTCCATAAAGCTACTTCTCGCTAAAAGCGGATATCCTGAAGGCAATCTGTACATCAAAATTAGAAGATTTTTAAGAGGATCAGATATAGCTGTTGCATCAATAAATTTTTCTGGTGGTGTAGATTGGAGATTAATTGAATTCAAAAATGTTGACCTCCAACCAGAAAAAGAGTATTATATTTTATTAACTTCTCCCAAGTCAAGAAATGGCTTTTATGTTTGGCGGGGAGGAATAAGTGATGAAGGGTACAAAAATGGGAGGGGATATAAAAGTTATACATACGGTTTGCTATGGAAAAAAGCGAATGTTGATTTTTGTTTTAAAACCTACTATTATTCTCCAGTCGAAAAAGTCGATCAACAGCAACTTGTCGATTCTGGCTGGGGGGTAGGTATTGGTGGTGGGCATTTGACTGCCCAGAGTTTTATTCCTTCCTGCAATATTTTAACTAAGATTGACCTTCACATTTCAAAAGGTAATGGAGAAGATAATTTATACATTAAAATCTCCGATTCTTTAAATGGCTCTGCTTTAACATCTGTAACTTTACCAAGCAATGAAATACCTTGCTCCGTACAATACTTAACCATAAATTTTCCAGATATCAAGGTAAATCTGGGCAATACTTATTATATCATTTTTTCTTCTCCGAATTCCTCTCGCGGAGGATGGTATCTATTCGGAACCTTAGAAGATGTATACAATAAAGGAGAGGCATATTTTTCTGGTAACGGTGGCATTACATGGGGAAATAAAACCTGGTTTGGATTCAAAGAGATTTGGTTCAGAACATATGGACGTGATGGCACTCCTCCAAACATTCCTGAGATATTTGGTCCTGCAACGGGAAAAGTGAGGAAGGAATATACGTACAAAGCTTCTGCCATAGACATAGATGGAGATAATTTATATTATTTATTTGACTGGGGAGACGGTAGATTCAGCGACTGGCTGGGCCCATATAAGTCAGGAGAAGAGATACAGGTCGAAAACAAATGGGGTTCGCCAGGGAACTACGAAATTAGAGTAACAGCTAAAGATGGAAATGGAGGCATAAGTGGATGGTCTGTTCCATTCCCAGTTGGCATAAGCAGATACATCAGTTTTCCTTGTAATTTGGCTCTGTTATTTAAAGGAAAGCCTTTGCATTTTTAA
- a CDS encoding radical SAM protein, giving the protein MKILLITPSGNPNRSLYERVLERVYLMWPPITLRQIEAITPEKYDVEIIDENYEKIDYTKHYDLVGISYFTATAPRAYKIADKFREMGTKVVLGGYHASALPEEAKQHADAVVIGEAEETWPKLINDIEKDRLKPFYILEKPVNTDAIPRATLTKIPNIIKIGGIEATRGCPYGCEFCALSNVRFGKIYRKKSIKKVVQEIVSIPYKYFIFYDGSLTVDMNYTKALFKEIKHLDKKFAAFGHANMVDDEEFLKIASDAGCIAWDIGFESIYQTTIDQLKKGTNVVKKYGHVVKKLHEYGMGVIGSFAFGFDDHSPNVFDKTLEAIREWDIDSIGVTILTPLPGTKFYNRMESEGRILTKDWEKYDMYHVVFQPKKMTTNELYEGTTRFIDEYYSLKNLIRRLMGNTKNLGIISSQTMNYHLLSSRAIYKSAFNQRLLQGDWRKFIPATPRVHPSMVKKRLRHF; this is encoded by the coding sequence ATGAAGATATTATTAATCACACCATCCGGCAATCCCAATCGCAGTTTATATGAAAGGGTGCTTGAGAGGGTATATCTCATGTGGCCCCCCATCACATTGCGCCAAATAGAGGCGATAACCCCAGAGAAATACGATGTAGAAATAATAGATGAAAATTATGAAAAGATAGACTATACAAAGCATTATGACTTAGTTGGAATAAGCTATTTTACTGCAACTGCCCCAAGAGCCTATAAAATTGCTGATAAGTTCAGGGAAATGGGAACAAAGGTTGTGCTTGGCGGATACCACGCCTCTGCCCTGCCGGAGGAGGCAAAGCAACATGCGGATGCTGTGGTCATAGGTGAAGCAGAAGAAACTTGGCCAAAATTGATTAACGATATAGAGAAAGATAGATTGAAGCCGTTCTATATTTTGGAAAAGCCAGTAAATACAGATGCCATTCCCAGGGCAACTCTGACAAAAATTCCAAATATCATTAAAATAGGAGGAATAGAAGCTACGAGAGGATGCCCATATGGGTGCGAATTTTGTGCATTATCAAATGTGAGATTCGGGAAAATATACCGTAAAAAGTCAATAAAAAAGGTCGTTCAGGAAATAGTGTCCATACCTTACAAATATTTTATCTTTTATGACGGCTCACTTACGGTTGATATGAATTACACAAAAGCTCTGTTCAAGGAAATCAAACATTTAGATAAAAAGTTTGCAGCTTTTGGCCATGCAAACATGGTAGATGATGAAGAGTTTCTAAAGATTGCAAGCGATGCAGGGTGCATTGCCTGGGATATAGGGTTTGAATCAATCTATCAGACGACGATAGACCAACTAAAAAAAGGGACTAATGTTGTTAAAAAATATGGGCATGTTGTCAAAAAACTTCATGAATATGGGATGGGCGTTATAGGATCTTTTGCTTTCGGTTTTGATGACCATTCCCCAAATGTTTTTGATAAAACTTTAGAAGCCATTCGCGAGTGGGATATAGATTCTATAGGAGTGACCATATTAACCCCGCTGCCTGGAACAAAATTCTACAACAGGATGGAGAGTGAAGGGAGGATACTTACCAAAGATTGGGAAAAATATGATATGTACCATGTAGTTTTCCAGCCAAAGAAGATGACAACAAATGAACTTTATGAAGGGACAACCAGATTTATAGATGAATATTATTCTCTGAAAAATCTGATTAGAAGGTTAATGGGAAATACCAAGAATCTTGGAATTATTTCCTCTCAAACAATGAACTATCATCTTTTGAGTTCAAGAGCAATATACAAATCTGCCTTTAATCAAAGACTGCTTCAAGGAGACTGGAGAAAGTTTATTCCTGCTACACCCAGAGTGCATCCATCAATGGTAAAAAAACGTCTCCGGCATTTCTAG